One Streptomyces sp. NBC_00554 DNA segment encodes these proteins:
- a CDS encoding chemotaxis protein produces MEHALSPATLTELRRPRPYPAVSVLTPTHRREPDNAQDPVRLRNVVAEAKKQLEADPSVTRERRMDLVEQLDRALAEVDLTHAEDGLAIFAAPGEHQVWSLARTVPERVVLSDTFLTRNLVAAQASERPFWVLSVSADQVTLWNGGADRVAEEHANGFPLTRSLEDPDAERQERVGDLPSTFRDEQTRHFLRDADTAVSAVLRRHPRPLYVTGETAALSLLDEIGTVTKEAAHIPHGGLAHGTPDAVWQAVHPLITAEAKKDVDAVARELETARGRKAFAAGVDEVWQSATEGRVQLLAVEENYRVTVRDNGGDHLVPAESGDLDAREDIVDEIVEQCLETGAEVRFVPDGSLGDAKGIAGVLRY; encoded by the coding sequence ATGGAGCACGCACTCAGTCCCGCCACCCTGACCGAACTGCGCAGGCCCCGGCCGTATCCCGCGGTCTCCGTGCTGACGCCTACGCATCGCCGCGAGCCCGACAACGCCCAGGATCCGGTCCGGCTGCGCAATGTGGTCGCCGAGGCCAAGAAGCAGCTGGAAGCCGATCCGTCGGTCACCCGCGAACGGCGGATGGACCTCGTCGAGCAGCTCGACCGCGCCCTCGCGGAGGTCGATCTGACGCACGCCGAGGACGGCCTGGCCATCTTCGCCGCCCCCGGTGAGCACCAGGTCTGGTCGCTGGCCCGTACCGTGCCGGAGCGTGTGGTGCTGTCGGACACCTTCCTGACCCGCAATCTCGTCGCCGCGCAGGCCTCCGAGCGGCCGTTCTGGGTGCTGTCGGTATCCGCCGACCAGGTCACGCTGTGGAACGGCGGAGCCGACCGGGTCGCCGAGGAGCACGCCAACGGCTTTCCGCTCACACGGAGCCTGGAGGACCCGGACGCCGAGCGCCAGGAACGCGTCGGCGACCTGCCCAGCACCTTCCGCGACGAGCAGACCCGGCACTTCCTGCGCGACGCCGACACCGCCGTGAGCGCAGTCCTGCGCAGGCACCCCCGGCCGCTCTACGTCACCGGTGAGACCGCCGCTCTCTCCCTCCTCGACGAGATCGGCACCGTCACCAAGGAGGCCGCGCACATCCCGCACGGCGGCCTCGCGCACGGCACGCCCGACGCCGTGTGGCAGGCGGTGCATCCCCTGATCACCGCCGAGGCGAAGAAGGACGTCGACGCGGTGGCGCGCGAGCTGGAAACGGCACGCGGTCGCAAGGCGTTCGCCGCCGGAGTCGACGAGGTGTGGCAGAGCGCGACCGAGGGCCGCGTCCAACTGCTCGCCGTCGAGGAGAACTACCGCGTGACCGTACGCGACAACGGCGGCGACCATCTCGTCCCGGCCGAGAGCGGCGACCTGGACGCCCGCGAGGACATCGTCGACGAGATCGTCGAACAGTGTCTGGAGACCGGCGCCGAGGTCCGCTTCGTTCCCGACGGCAGTCTCGGGGACGCGAAAGGGATCGCAGGGGTGCTGCGTTACTGA
- a CDS encoding phosphocholine-specific phospholipase C encodes MTPISRRGFVGLGATVAAGAAMGVGSRTAEAAGTAATATGTISDVRHVVILMQENRSFDHYFGRLNGVRGFGDRSGIALSGGHSVFNQPNGGGRQYPWKLSSTPAAGGTDGETLAQCNGDLPHSWSSQHSAWNKGRLDNWVSGVGNVRTMGYLDRSDIPFHYALADNYTICDAYFCSTLSATGPNRTYLWSGKVDSTSYDGGDESGLTWQNYAEALQTAGVTWKVYQNAQDNYGDNGCAYFKKFTDAKAGNPLHDRGMSSVPAVTGSTPDDIAAAIKADVLAGTLPQVSWVVANEAFSEHPYAPPGDGAHFVDLVYRALAADPEVFDSTVLFLNYDENDGFFDHVPPPAPPAGTAGEFLNGVPYGLGFRVPMLVISPWTRGGWVSSEVFDHTSVLRFLETWTGALGKPAPCPNISTWRRKVTGDLTGAFDFAHPVYGAATLPATSVIGFGTCGPLPNPVPTTNALPAQEPGTRPARALPYQPNGYLDHLEFGTGGKILAWFTMANQGTPARSAAHFSIHPNAYRDTTPWQYTVDAGGTASDYFNIGTGYGAGKYDISMTGPNRFLRRFKGDATQAGKSVEVSTRYATEPGTGKTAIYFRMANCASSSVKFTITSNQYRGDGPWTYTVAAGTSAEDYFNAVAYQAGWYDFTVTVDSDASWSRRFTGHIETGAASVSG; translated from the coding sequence ATGACACCGATCAGCCGAAGAGGGTTCGTGGGGCTCGGCGCAACTGTCGCGGCAGGCGCCGCGATGGGCGTCGGCTCGCGGACGGCCGAAGCCGCAGGGACCGCGGCAACCGCGACCGGCACGATCTCGGACGTACGGCACGTCGTCATCCTCATGCAGGAGAACCGCAGTTTCGACCACTACTTCGGCCGCCTCAACGGCGTCCGCGGCTTCGGCGACCGCAGCGGTATCGCGCTCTCCGGCGGCCACTCCGTCTTCAACCAGCCGAACGGCGGCGGCAGACAGTACCCCTGGAAGCTGAGCTCGACGCCCGCCGCAGGCGGCACGGACGGCGAGACCCTCGCGCAGTGCAACGGCGACCTCCCGCATTCCTGGTCCTCGCAGCACTCCGCCTGGAACAAGGGAAGACTCGACAACTGGGTCTCGGGCGTCGGCAACGTACGCACGATGGGCTATCTCGACCGCTCCGACATCCCGTTCCACTACGCGCTGGCCGACAACTACACCATCTGCGACGCCTACTTCTGCTCCACGCTCAGCGCCACAGGACCCAACCGCACGTACCTGTGGAGCGGCAAGGTCGACAGCACCAGCTACGACGGCGGCGACGAGTCCGGGCTGACCTGGCAGAACTACGCCGAGGCGCTGCAGACGGCCGGAGTGACCTGGAAGGTCTACCAGAACGCCCAGGACAACTACGGCGACAACGGCTGCGCGTACTTCAAGAAGTTCACCGACGCCAAGGCGGGCAACCCACTCCACGACCGGGGCATGTCCTCCGTGCCGGCGGTCACCGGCTCCACGCCCGACGACATCGCCGCCGCCATCAAGGCCGATGTCCTCGCGGGCACCTTGCCCCAGGTCTCCTGGGTGGTCGCCAACGAGGCCTTCTCCGAGCACCCGTACGCCCCGCCCGGCGACGGTGCCCACTTCGTCGACCTCGTCTACCGCGCCCTCGCCGCCGACCCGGAGGTCTTCGACTCGACCGTCCTGTTCCTCAACTACGACGAGAACGACGGCTTCTTCGACCACGTACCGCCGCCGGCGCCGCCCGCGGGCACGGCGGGGGAGTTCCTCAACGGCGTGCCGTACGGCCTCGGATTCCGCGTACCCATGCTCGTCATCTCGCCCTGGACGCGCGGTGGTTGGGTCTCCTCGGAGGTCTTCGACCACACCTCCGTGCTGCGCTTCCTGGAGACCTGGACCGGCGCGCTCGGCAAGCCCGCCCCCTGCCCCAACATCAGCACCTGGCGCCGCAAGGTCACCGGCGACCTGACCGGCGCCTTCGACTTCGCGCACCCGGTGTACGGCGCCGCCACGCTGCCCGCGACAAGCGTCATCGGCTTCGGCACCTGCGGCCCACTGCCCAACCCGGTGCCCACCACCAACGCGCTGCCCGCCCAGGAACCCGGCACCCGCCCCGCCCGCGCCCTCCCGTACCAGCCGAACGGCTACCTGGATCACCTGGAGTTCGGTACCGGCGGCAAGATCCTCGCCTGGTTCACCATGGCCAACCAGGGCACCCCGGCCAGGAGCGCCGCGCACTTCTCCATCCACCCGAACGCCTACCGCGACACCACGCCCTGGCAGTACACCGTCGACGCGGGCGGCACGGCCTCCGACTACTTCAACATCGGCACCGGGTACGGCGCAGGGAAGTACGACATCTCCATGACCGGCCCCAACCGCTTCCTGCGCCGCTTCAAGGGCGACGCGACACAGGCGGGCAAGTCCGTGGAGGTGAGCACCCGTTACGCCACCGAGCCCGGCACCGGGAAGACGGCGATCTACTTCAGGATGGCCAACTGCGCCTCCTCCTCGGTGAAGTTCACGATCACCTCGAACCAGTACCGCGGCGACGGTCCCTGGACGTACACCGTCGCCGCGGGTACCTCGGCGGAGGACTACTTCAACGCCGTCGCGTACCAGGCCGGTTGGTACGACTTCACGGTCACCGTCGACTCCGACGCGAGCTGGTCGCGCCGGTTCACCGGGCACATCGAGACGGGCGCGGCGAGCGTCAGCGGTTGA
- a CDS encoding medium chain dehydrogenase/reductase family protein, whose translation MNSENVTEVVLPGVVAPSGLEIRVRPAPQPAAGEVVLAMEATGVSFAEQQMRRGKYYDQPPFPFIPGYDLVGVVVRVGGGVDATLIGRRFAALTKVGGWASQVVLPATDLVEVPGALDPADAETVVVNGITAWQMLHRVAKVRAGQTVLVHGANGGVGSTLVQLATHAGVRVIGTASPRHHDAVRALGALPLDYRAADLPARVRELAPDGVDAVFDHVGGDGIVGSFRLLARGGTLVSYGSAATRDVTGSSKLPVLKLVGRLFLWKLLPNGRRTHFYNIWAGKRRPAAFHARLRRDLGQVFALLADGTIKAQVAARIPVSQASEAMRLAESGTVTGKVILVPDTHI comes from the coding sequence ATGAACAGCGAGAACGTGACCGAAGTCGTCCTCCCGGGCGTGGTGGCGCCGTCCGGCCTGGAGATCCGCGTGCGCCCCGCGCCGCAGCCCGCGGCCGGCGAGGTCGTCCTGGCCATGGAGGCGACCGGGGTGTCGTTCGCCGAGCAGCAGATGCGCCGTGGCAAGTACTACGACCAGCCACCGTTCCCCTTCATCCCCGGCTACGACCTGGTCGGAGTCGTCGTCCGGGTCGGCGGGGGAGTGGACGCCACGCTGATCGGCCGCCGCTTCGCCGCGCTGACCAAGGTCGGCGGCTGGGCCAGTCAGGTCGTGCTGCCGGCCACCGACCTGGTCGAGGTTCCCGGCGCGCTGGACCCCGCCGACGCCGAGACGGTGGTCGTCAACGGCATCACCGCCTGGCAGATGCTGCACCGCGTCGCCAAGGTCCGCGCCGGACAGACGGTGCTGGTGCACGGCGCGAACGGCGGCGTGGGCTCGACCCTGGTGCAACTGGCCACTCACGCGGGCGTCCGCGTGATCGGCACGGCCTCGCCCCGCCACCACGACGCGGTGCGCGCGCTCGGCGCGCTGCCGCTCGACTACCGTGCGGCCGATCTGCCCGCCAGGGTGCGGGAGTTGGCGCCAGACGGAGTCGACGCCGTCTTCGACCACGTCGGCGGTGACGGGATCGTCGGCTCCTTCCGGCTGCTGGCCCGCGGGGGCACGCTCGTCTCGTACGGCAGCGCCGCAACCCGGGACGTCACCGGATCCTCCAAGCTGCCCGTCCTCAAGCTCGTCGGGCGGCTCTTCCTCTGGAAGCTGCTCCCCAACGGCCGGCGGACGCACTTCTACAACATCTGGGCGGGCAAGCGCCGTCCGGCCGCCTTCCACGCCCGCCTCCGCAGGGACCTCGGGCAGGTCTTCGCCCTGCTCGCCGACGGCACCATCAAGGCCCAGGTCGCGGCCCGCATCCCGGTCAGCCAGGCCTCGGAGGCCATGCGGCTGGCGGAGTCCGGCACCGTCACCGGCAAGGTGATTCTCGTCCCCGACACCCACATCTGA
- a CDS encoding Gfo/Idh/MocA family protein — protein MSELLGVAVLGAGHMGADHIRRIDRVVGGARIAAVADPDTGRAKDVVTGIDGVSVHADATAALDAPGVQAVLIASPGPAHEEALLAAFARGLPVLCEKPMVPDSAGALRVVEAEARLGRRLVQVGFMRRYDAEYQRLKSLLDSGRLGRPLMLHCTHRNVSSPPGFTTAMLVNSSVSHEIDAARWLLDQELTAVTVLRPRSSSHAPEGLVDPQLVLFETAEGALVDVEIFVNSGFGYQVRCEAVCETGSARIGDEHTMVVTTAGGAYEEVAQDYLVRFADAYDREVQAWVDATREGRVTGPSAWDGYASSAVAEAGVRAQESGGRVTVELAPRPELYEPVNR, from the coding sequence GTGAGTGAACTACTGGGTGTAGCGGTCCTGGGTGCGGGGCACATGGGTGCCGACCACATACGGCGAATCGACCGGGTGGTGGGCGGCGCTCGGATCGCCGCGGTCGCCGATCCCGACACCGGGCGGGCCAAGGACGTCGTGACCGGAATCGACGGCGTCTCGGTCCACGCCGACGCGACGGCCGCGCTGGACGCACCCGGCGTACAGGCCGTGTTGATCGCGTCCCCCGGGCCCGCGCACGAGGAGGCGCTGCTCGCGGCCTTCGCGCGCGGTCTGCCGGTGCTGTGCGAGAAGCCGATGGTGCCGGATTCGGCCGGGGCGCTGCGGGTGGTGGAGGCGGAGGCGAGGCTCGGCCGGCGGCTGGTGCAGGTCGGGTTCATGCGCCGGTACGACGCCGAGTACCAGCGCCTCAAGTCGTTGCTGGACAGCGGTCGGCTGGGGCGTCCGCTGATGCTCCACTGCACGCACCGCAATGTCTCCTCGCCGCCCGGTTTCACCACCGCGATGCTGGTCAACAGCTCCGTCTCGCACGAGATCGACGCGGCACGCTGGCTGCTCGACCAGGAGCTCACGGCCGTGACGGTGCTGCGCCCGCGCTCGTCCTCGCACGCCCCGGAAGGTCTCGTCGACCCCCAGCTCGTGCTGTTCGAGACCGCGGAGGGCGCACTGGTCGACGTGGAGATCTTCGTCAACTCCGGCTTCGGCTACCAGGTGCGGTGCGAAGCGGTCTGCGAGACGGGGAGCGCGCGGATCGGGGACGAGCACACGATGGTCGTGACAACGGCCGGCGGGGCGTACGAGGAGGTCGCGCAGGACTACCTCGTACGGTTCGCGGACGCGTACGACCGTGAGGTGCAGGCATGGGTGGACGCCACCCGCGAGGGCCGGGTCACCGGACCGAGCGCCTGGGACGGGTACGCGTCGTCCGCCGTCGCCGAGGCGGGAGTCCGGGCGCAGGAGAGCGGCGGCCGGGTGACCGTCGAACTCGCCCCGCGCCCGGAACTCTACGAGCCGGTCAACCGCTGA